A single window of Bombyx mori chromosome 17, ASM3026992v2 DNA harbors:
- the LOC119628349 gene encoding protein shuttle craft, translated as MSQWNNSYSYNGQYQANGWNRDVNGQYSNSQYYNNRQDSNNQYVSFNEFLTQIQGDSASVPGNSVHYNNVRYENYPTTQYNYQNMPSTSQNRSLDSYNYPTNVNPRNPQQYQMNMQNQYVPSESYNNEIILKSNLTPTATEFVPKSMAKQITGHQSLAEPATNNVKHNDANWRERESLQQNGEIVTNQVSENNKSQYSKTQNRVPNSQDNAHSSESNVKVNEPRHRNGHRNNEANGSYYNQNNQSESKSHSNEINNHSDSSSRYYENQRNYDRNEKKIISKTNPKSKPRDADARTFYNSSITKDSQDVRNGRGESSGRQRNWAGSQRIKSSEKSTPEDEQYATSYTQQKQEKVERNKTENIPSPNRFRSKNIEQAINKEMTQRERLTDQLEKGTLECLVCCERVKQTESVWSCGNCYHVLHLRCIRKWAMSSLVEGKWRCPACQNSNETIPTACRCMCGAIRSPEYQRGVCVAHTCGKQCRRPRACPHPCTLLCHPGPCPPCQATVTKECGCGAETRSVMCSSKLPQVCGRPCQRMLQCGVHKCMKECHEGPCEDCTESVTQVCHCPLAKTREVACRVESSWSCGGACGRVLSCGAHVCRSTCHEPPCPSCDLLPAALITCPCGKTRIPKDKRKSCTDPIPLCGNICAKPLPCGPAGDKHFCKLDCHEGPCPVCPDKTLLPCRCGHSNREVPCAELPDMYNNVFCQKKCNKKLSCGRHRCRACCCADPQHRCGLVCGRSLACQTHRCQDFCHTGHCAPCPTLSFEELSCTCGREVLLPPVRCGTRPPPCSAPCRRARPCGHEPLHSCHTGDCPPCVVLTTRTCHGGHEERKTIPCSQEEFSCGLPCGKPLPCGKHTCIKVCHKGPCDAGKCTQPCNEKRASCGHPCGAACHSGAAGGAGALCPSAAPCRRTVRATCPCKRKSAERPCFENARDYDKMMSALAATKIQEGGSVDLSDAQRAVNMLKTLECDDECRVEARTRQMALALQIRNPDVSAKLAPRYSEHVRATAQREPAFAYHVHNQLTELVHLAKKSKQKTRSHSFPSMNRQKRQFIHELCEHFGCESVAYDAEPNRNVVATADKEKSWLPAMSIMEVLSREAGRRRVPGPVLRTAHSSAASSASTTSSSAANKSPGGWATLTSSNAWASRSQPKQTAAEPKIDYFDNPPEN; from the exons ATGTCGCAGTGGAACAACTCTTACTCCTACAATGGTCAATACCAAGCCAACGGCTGGAACCGAGATGTTAATGGCCAATATTCAAATTCACAGTATTATAATAACAGGCAAGATTCAAATAATCAATATGTGAGCTTCAATGAGTTCTTAACTCAAATACAAGGCGACAGTGCATCAGTCCCGGGCAATTCGGttcattataataatgtaaGATATGAAAACTATCCCACCACTCAATACAATTATCAAAACATGCCGTCTACTTCACAGAATAGATCACTAGATAGTTACAATTATCCAACAAATGTGAACCCAAGGAATCCCCAACAGTACCAAATGAATATGCAGAATCAATATGTGCCATCTGAAAgctataataatgaaattatacTAAAATCTAACTTAACACCTACTGCAACAGAATTTGTACCAAAGAGTATGGCTAAACAGATCACTGGTCACCAAAGTTTAGCAGAACCTGCAACTAATAACGTTAAGCATAATGATGCAAActggagagaaagagagagtttACAACAAAATGGTGAAATTGTAACTAATCAGGTTTCTGAAAATAACAAAAGCCAATACTCCAAAACTCAAAACAGGGTACCTAATAGCCAAGATAATGCGCATTCAAGTGAATCCAATGTTAAAGTTAACGAACCAAGGCACAGAAATGGACATCGTAACAATGAGGCTAATGGTAGTTACTACAATCAAAATAATCAAAGTGAAAGTAAATCTCacagtaatgaaataaataaccaTAGTGATTCAAGTAGTAGATACTATGAAAATCAAAGAAATTATGATAGGAATGAGAAGAAAATCATATCAAAGACGAATCCCAAATCAAAACCAAGAGATGCAGATGCTCGTACATTCTACAACAGTTCCATTACTAAGGACAGTCAAGATGTTCGGAATGGAAGAGGTGAGAGTTCTGGCAGGCAAAGGAATTGGGCTGGAAGTCAAAGAATCAAATCTTCAGAGAAGTCAACTCCTGAAGATGAGCAATATGCTACCTCATACACTCAACAGAAACAGGAGAAAGTAGAGAGAAATAAAACAGAGAACATTCCAAGCCCAAACAGGTTTAGAAGCAAAAATATTGAACAAg caataaacaaagaaaTGACACAAAGGGAACGCCTGACTGATCAATTAGAAAAAGGAACATTAGAGTGTCTAGTATGTTGCGAGAGAGTTAAACAAACAGAATCCGTGTGGTCGTGTGGCAACTGCTACCATGTACTCCATCTTAGGTGCATAAGAAAATGGGCAATGAGTAGTTTGGTCG aGGGTAAATGGCGTTGCCCGGCTTGCCAAAATTCTAATGAGACGATTCCAACTGCGTGCCGATGCATGTGCGGCGCGATACGGTCGCCTGAATACCAGCGAGGTGTGTGCGTCGCCCACACGTGCGGGAAGCAATGCCGTCGCCCTCGCGCCTGCCCACATCCATGTACTTTATTATGCCACCCTGGACCTTGTCCACCGTGCCAAGCCACCGTTACAAA AGAATGTGGCTGCGGTGCCGAGACTCGATCAGTGATGTGCAGCAGCAAGCTACCGCAAGTGTGCGGGCGTCCTTGCCAACGCATGCTACAGTGCGGCGTACACAAATGCATGAAGGAATGCCACGAGGGTCCCTGTGAAGACTGCACCGAGTCTGTTACACAAg TATGCCATTGCCCGCTGGCCAAGACTCGTGAGGTCGCGTGCCGCGTGGAGTCGTCGTGGTCGTGCGGCGGCGCGTGCGGGCGCGTGCTATCGTGCGGCGCGCACGTGTGCCGGAGCACGTGCCACGAGCCCCCCTGCCCCTCCTGCGACCTGCTGCCTGCCGCCCTCATCACATGTCCGTGCGGGAAGACTAg AATACCAAAAGACAAACGCAAGTCGTGCACGGATCCGATCCCGTTGTGCGGAAACATCtgcgccaagccgctgccctGCGGCCCGGCCGGTGACAAGCATTTCTGCAAACTAGACTGTCATGAAG GTCCTTGTCCCGTTTGTCCTGACAAGACCTTATTGCCGTGCCGCTGTGGTCATTCGAACCGCGAGGTTCCGTGCGCTGAGCTACCGGACATGTATAACAATGTGTTCTGTCAGAAGAAATGTAATAAG AAACTGTCGTGCGGTCGACACCGTTGCCGCGCGTGCTGCTGCGCGGACCCGCAGCACCGGTGCGGGCTCGTGTGCGGGCGCTCGCTCGCCTGCCAGACGCACCGCTGTCAGGACTTCTGCCACACCGGACACTGCGCGCCGTGCCCCACGCTCA GCTTCGAGGAGCTGAGCTGTACGTGCGGGCGCGAGGTGCTGCTGCCGCCCGTGCGCTGCGGCACGCGGCCCCCGCCCTGCAGCGCGCCGTGCCGCCGCGCGCGCCCCTGCGGGCACGAGCCGCTGCACTCGTGCCACACCGGGGACTGTCCGCCCTGCGTCGTGCTCACCACCAGGACCTGCCACGGCGGACACGAG GAACGAAAAACCATCCCGTGTTCGCAAGAAGAGTTCTCGTGCGGCCTCCCGTGCGGCAAACCTCTCCCTTGCGGTAAACATACCTGCATCAAGGTCTGTCACAAGGGACCTTGCGATGCCGGCAA GTGCACCCAGCCGTGCAACGAGAAGCGTGCGAGCTGCGGGCACCCGTGCGGCGCCGCGTGCCACTCcggcgcggcgggcggcgcgggcgcgCTGTGCCCGagcgcggcgccgtgccgccgcacCGTGCGCGCCACGTGCCCCTGCAAACGGAAATCAGCCGAGAGACCTTGCTTCGAAAACGCACGGGATTACGATAA AATGATGAGTGCTCTTGCCGCCACCAAGATTCAGGAGGGAGGCTCTGTTGACTTGTCCGACGCACAGCGCGCCGTCAATATGCTCAAAAC GCTGGAGTGCGACGACGAGTGCCGCGTGGAGGCGCGCACGCGGCAGATGGCGCTGGCGCTGCAGATCCGCAACCCGGACGTGTCCGCCAAGCTGGCGCCGCGCTACAGCGAGCACGTGCGCGCCACCGCCCAGCGCGAGCCCGCCTTCGCCTACCACGTGCACAACCAGCTCACCGAGCTCGTGCACCTCGCCAAGAAG TCGAAACAGAAGACGCGCTCGCACTCTTTCCCGTCGATGAACAGACAGAAGCGGCAGTTCATCCACGAGCTGTGCGAGCACTTCGGCTGCGAGAGCGTGGCCTACGACGCGGAGCCCAACAGGAACGTGGTGGCCACTGCCGACAAGGAGAAG TCGTGGTTGCCGGCGATGAGCATAATGGAAGTGTTGTCGCGTGAGGCGGGCCGGCGGCGCGTGCCCGGCCCCGTGCTGCGGACCGCGCACTCCTCCGCCGCCTCTTCAGCCTCGACGACCTCCTCCTCCGCCGCTAACAA GTCGCCAGGCGGTTGGGCGACGCTGACGTCATCGAACGCCTGGGCGTCGCGCAGTCAGCCCAAGCAGACGGCGGCCGAACCCAAGATCGATTACTTCGACAATCCGCCAGAAAATTAA
- the LOC110385095 gene encoding uncharacterized protein LOC110385095, whose translation MGCMASAQRIGVSTGSSVSWPDTAGSKGETVVAALARLNKEISESERTYPAARLAVVTAELESMQQEMNTFEELTADLTKESYAKTLHQMFVSLDLYRRPLLASENEDFVANVNRKEMRRLELNWLRTRYSELQRERRGLHAQILRLRSLYTQQQLLLESLWGNDLRPGTAQESALTKASALRDALASVSAKLRAAAEYAHAAVRLLDDALPAWKLTSVGKSGWERTASCADACRLLVQARCLERGARRVLAAPAAPRAARTLRLALDYAFTDVMHDHKYERATEVFVEFKEALVHLIESIHQVLLNNLENLAVAEKDVAKCRRELQAARVNTIVHKGLAELKYEPKALTRLKMNANNR comes from the exons ATGGGCTGCATGGCTAGCGCACAGAGAATCGGTGTTAGCACTGGGTCAAGC GTGTCGTGGCCCGACACAGCCGGTAGTAAAGGCGAGACGGTGGTGGCCGCTTTGGCAAGATTGAACAAGGAGATCTCAGAAAGCGAGCGTACTTATCCAGCAGCTAGACTGGCTGTAGTCACCGCCGAACTAGAGAGTATGCAGCAG GAAATGAATACATTCGAAGAACTTACAGCGGATTTGACGAAAGAAAGTTACGCTAAAACGCTACACCAG ATGTTCGTGAGTCTGGATTTATATCGGCGGCCATTGCTAGCATCCGAGAATGAAGATTTTGTTGCGAATGTAAATCGTAAG GAGATGCGTCGTCTGGAATTGAACTGGCTCCGGACTCGTTATTCAGAGTTACAGCGCGAACGACGTGGGCTGCATGCACAGATCCTACGTCTGAGATCTTTGTACACTCAACAACAACTACTATTGG AAAGTCTTTGGGGCAACGATCTCCGCCCGGGCACGGCGCAAGAGAGTGCCCTGACTAAGGCGTCGGCGTTACGTGACGCCTTAGCCTCTGTGAGTGCCAAGCTACGGGCGGCCGCGGAGTACGCACACGCTGCCGTCAGACTCCTCGATGATGCTCTGCCCGCTTGGAAACTCACCTCAGTCGGCAA GAGTGGATGGGAACGTACAGCGTCCTGTGCTGATGCCTGCCGACTCCTCGTGCAGGCGCGGTGTCTTGAGCGCGGAGCTCGCAGGGTGCTGGCCGCCCCGGCAGCTCCCCGGGCAGCCAGGACTCTTCGTTTAGCCCTGGACTACGCATTCACCGATGTCATGCACGACCATAA GTATGAAAGAGCAACAGAGGTCTTCGTCGAGTTCAAAGAGGCATTGGTGCATTTAATCGAATCGATCCATCAA GTATTGCTGAACAATTTAGAAAACCTTGCTGTTGCGGAGAAGGACGTGGCCAAGTGCCGACGAGAACTGCAAGCGGCGAGAGTGAACACGATAGTTCACAAAGGCTTAGCGGAGCTGAAATATGAACCAAAAGCGTTAACTCGACTCAAGATGAATGCAAACAACCGTTGA
- the LOC101741611 gene encoding NADH-ubiquinone oxidoreductase 75 kDa subunit, mitochondrial — MFRFARESLTKFQKNLQNVVNRRQSTQEIDIFINGKPVKVPSYFTILQALRREKLTVPTFCYHERLSIAGNCRMCLVELEGLSKSQVACAMPVSKNMKIRTNSAKTQTAQEGVLEFLLVNHPLDCPICDQGGECDLQDLSMRFGNDRSRFTDVHFDGKRAVEDKNLGPLIRTEMTRCIHCTRCIRFASQVCGLDVLGTAGRGTEMLVGTYVDKMFLSELSGNIIDLCPVGALTSMPYMFKARPWEVRRTNSIDVTDATGTNIVINHRFDRVLRILPREHDEINQEWLSDKGRWAMDSLEIQRLVTPMLRVGSCLCPIEWNCALKTVADSINCTCPENVMAIAGPHCNVETLVAAKDFLNMLGSENTYVERGMYYTQTGADIRAAYSLNVNMRDIAQADIILLVGTNPRFEAPILNAWIRQAYITNECDIYVIGPRCEFNYFVNYLGDDIQSLSKASEVLKEAKKPLILVGISQLESAFGGKIMKELTNIAASFKVNNWSVLNIVTREASFAGALEAGWKPGALAALQEKCPDVLISLGADEIFYNWSPPQSCKLIYIGFQGDKGSENASIVLPGSAYTEAGGLYLNMEGRSQHALPAVTPPGKARHDWKIIRALAEYTGICLFYSDHSSLSCRLSQVSPNFVHLGKYQDKLFSDLIAPLICSDSSANGKLNVDMKTLVDYYCTDVFTYNSTTMIKAQKAAAELAKSSYACV; from the coding sequence ATGTTTAGATTTGCGAGAGAATCATTAACGAAGTTCCAGAAAAATCTTCAAAATGTTGTTAATAGGAGACAGTCAACGCAAGAAATTGATATATTCATTAATGGAAAACCCGTTAAGGTGCCCAGCTACTTCACAATATTACAAGCTTTACGTCGCGAGAAATTGACTGTGCCCACTTTTTGTTATCACGAACGTCTCTCCATTGCTGGTAACTGTAGAATGTGTTTGGTCGAATTAGAAGGCCTGTCAAAGTCACAGGTAGCTTGCGCCATGCCCGTGTCGAAGAACATGAAAATACGAACAAACTCCGCTAAAACCCAAACGGCTCAAGAAGGTGTACTAGAATTTCTACTTGTTAATCATCCATTAGATTGTCCTATTTGTGACCAAGGAGGTGAATGTGATTTGCAAGATCTATCGATGAGATTCGGCAATGACCGTTCAAGGTTTACTGACGTACATTTCGACGGAAAAAGAGCAGTCGAAGATAAAAATTTAGGGCCCTTAATACGAACAGAAATGACTCGTTGCATTCACTGTACTAGATGCATCAGGTTCGCTTCACAAGTTTGTGGCTTGGATGTTTTAGGTACTGCGGGGCGAGGCACTGAAATGCTTGTTGGTACTTATGTCGATAAGATGTTTTTATCTGAGTTATCTGGAAACATCATTGACTTGTGTCCTGTGGGAGCTTTAACATCGATGCCTTACATGTTCAAAGCAAGACCTTGGGAAGTACGGAGAACCAATTCCATTGACGTTACAGATGCAACCGGtactaatattgtaataaatcaTAGATTTGATCGTGTTTTAAGGATACTCCCTCGGGAGCACGATGAAATAAACCAAGAATGGCTTTCCGATAAAGGACGGTGGGCCATGGATTCACTTGAAATACAAAGATTAGTGACCCCTATGCTCAGAGTTGGTTCTTGTTTATGTCCTATCGAATGGAATTGTGCGTTGAAAACCGTTGCAGACTCGATAAATTGTACTTGTCCAGAAAATGTAATGGCTATTGCCGGTCCCCATTGTAATGTTGAAACTTTGGTAGCGGCCAAAGACTTTTTAAATATGTTAGGTTCAGAAAACACGTACGTCGAGCGCGGGATGTATTATACACAAACGGGAGCTGATATAAGAGCGGCGTATTCTTTAAATGTAAACATGAGGGATATAGCTCAAGCCGATATAATTTTACTAGTTGGAACCAACCCGAGATTCGAGGCTCCTATTTTGAATGCATGGATCCGACAAGCCTATATTACAAACGAGTGCGATATTTATGTAATAGGTCCTCGATGCGAGTTCAATTATTTTGTCAACTATTTAGGCGATGATATACAATCATTAAGTAAAGCTAGTGAAGTATTAAAAGAAGCTAAAAAACCACTTATTTTAGTTGGAATTTCACAACTGGAATCGGCATTTGGTGGGAAAATCATGAAAGAATTGACTAATATTGCAGCTTCATTTAAGGTAAACAATTGGTCAGTTTTGAATATTGTAACGCGAGAGGCTAGTTTTGCCGGTGCGTTAGAAGCTGGTTGGAAGCCGGGAGCTTTAGCAGCATTACAAGAAAAATGCCCAGATGTTTTGATATCATTGGGTGCtgatgaaatattttataactgGTCGCCACCACAGTCATgtaaacttatttatataggTTTTCAAGGTGATAAAGGTTCGGAGAATGCATCTATCGTTTTGCCGGGAAGTGCTTACACCGAAGCCGGTGGATTATATTTGAATATGGAGGGTAGATCTCAACACGCACTTCCTGCAGTCACACCGCCAGGGAAAGCGCGTCACGATTGGAAGATTATACGGGCTTTAGCGGAATATACTGGGATATGTTTGTTCTACAGCGATCACAGTTCTTTATCCTGTCGTCTGTCTCAAGTGAGCCCTAATTTCGTACATTTGGGAAAGTATCAGGATAAATTATTCAGTGACTTGATTGCCCCTCTTATTTGTTCGGATAGCAGTGCGAATGGTAAACTTAATGTCGACATGAAGACTCTGGTTGATTATTATTGTACCGATGTGTTTACTTACAACTCTACGACGATGATAAAGGCCCAGAAAGCTGCAGCAGAGCTTGCGAAATCTAGTTACGCTTGCgtgtaa